A genomic region of Thunnus albacares chromosome 2, fThuAlb1.1, whole genome shotgun sequence contains the following coding sequences:
- the erap1b gene encoding endoplasmic reticulum aminopeptidase 1b, whose protein sequence is MQFLLHLFHFHLLTLRAQDDTVRGFPAFVATMLAAPLLLLLVSFSPSSGAQLPDKSQAKETPVATNGQPFPWDRMRLPKTVFPLHYDLTIHPNLTTLDFTGVARIQLDVREDTSTVVLHAKQMQISNVLLLAPEGVRPLQVLEYPRFHQLALLSDKVLTKGRKYEIQLEFAANLSDSYHGFYKSSYRTSSGEVRFLASTQFEATFARGAFPCFDEPAFKANYTIRIIREPRHIAISNMPKVKTVELPGNLLEDHFDTTVKMSTYLVAYIVSDFLSVSKTTQHGVKISVYAVPEKIDQTAYALDAAVKLLDFYDDYFDIPYPLPKQDLAAIPDFQSGAMENWGLTTYRESGLLFDPDKSSASDKLGITKVIAHELAHQWFGNLVTMEWWNDLWLNEGFAKFMEFISLDITYPELHVDDFFLGKCFEAMEVDGLSSSHPISTPVENPTQIQEMFDDVSYDKGACVLNMLRDFLTPEAFEIGIIRYLKRYSYQNTVNSHLWESLTNICNSDDLDEGGMKHKEFCSKRNRHSGASKWFSGDELDVRAIMDTWTLQEGFPLVTVDVRGREVRLSQERYLKTDDPSLTEGFLWQIPLTYMTSASSTIHRFLLKTKTDILYLPEEVDWVKFNVDMSGYYMVHYEGEGWNSIIKLLKNNHTALSSNDRASLIQNVFQLVSIGKVRLDTALELSLYLSRETEIMPVTQGFGELVPLYKLMEKRDMSALENQMKDYIVDLFRGLIDQQKWSDSGSVSERVLRSYLLLFACVRNYAPCVTKATELFNKWKDSDGTMSLPVDITMAVFVIGARTPEGWDFLFEKYRSSLQMSVKSRLKIAMTVSPMQHKLKWMMEQSLLGEVMKTQDLPDVVVSVSKNPHGYKLGWDFLRANWHTMIKKFDLGSHSIAYLVTGVTNQYSTREKLDEIKSFFSSLTEETGSEMRCIQQTYETIEDNIRWMDTNLPLLQAWLNKRNHRVVHVDL, encoded by the exons ATGCAATTCCTCCTCCATCTGTTTCACTTTCACTTGCTGACGCTGCGTGCACAAGACGACACG GTGAGAGGATTTCCTGCTTTCGTTGCCACCATGTTAGCAgctcctctcctgctgctgcttgtttcCTTTTCTCCCTCATCAGGAGCGCAGCTGCCAGATAAAAGCCAAGCTAAGGAGACCCCTGTAGCCACCAATGGCCAGCCGTTCCCCTGGGACCGCATGAGGCTTCCCAAAACCGTCTTCCCCCTCCACTATGACCTGACCATTCATCCCAACCTCACCACCCTCGACTTTACCGGCGTCGCCCGTATCCAGCTGGATGTGCGGGAAGACACCAGCACCGTTGTTCTCCATGCCAAGCAGATGCAGATATCCAATGTGCTGCTCCTGGCACCTGAAGGTGTGAGACCTCTCCAGGTTTTGGAGTATCCTCGTTTCCACCAGCTTGCCTTGCTGTCAGACAAGGTGTTGACCAAGGGTAGGAAGTACGAAATTCAGCTGGAGTTTGCTGCCAACTTGTCTGACAGCTATCATGGTTTCTATAAGAGCAGCTACCGCACCAGCAGTGGAGAAGTCCG GTTTCTGGCGTCCACGCAGTTTGAAGCGACCTTTGCCCGAGGAGCATTCCCCTGTTTTGACGAACCCGCCTTCAAGGCCAACTACACCATCCGGATTATACGAGAGCCACGCCACATAGCCATATCCAACATGCCCAAG GTAAAAACGGTGGAGTTGCCGGGTAATTTACTTGAGGATCACTTTGACACGACTGTAAAGATGAGCACGTACTTGGTGGCCTATATcgtgtctgacttcctgtctgtgagCAAGACCACCCAGCACGGTGTCAAG ATTTCAGTCTATGCTGTACCTGAGAAGATCGACCAGACAGCCTATGCTCTGGATGCTGCCGTCAAGCTGTTGGACTTCTATGATGACTACTTTGATATTCCCTACCCACTACCCAAACAGG ATCTGGCTGCTATCCCCGACTTCCAGTCAGGTGCGATGGAGAACTGGGGGCTGACCACCTACAGAGAGTCGGGTCTTCTGTTCGACCCTGACAAGTCCTCAGCTTCAGACAAACTGGGTATCACCAAGGTTATCGCCCATGAGCTCGCCCACCAG TGGTTTGGGAACTTGGTGACGATGGAGTGGTGGAATGACTTGTGGCTCAACGAGGGTTTTGCCAAGTTCATGGAGTTTATTTCTCTTGACATCACCTACCCTGAGCTGCATGTG gATGACTTCTTTTTGGGAAAGTGTTTTGAGGCCATGGAGGTAGATGGCCTCAGCTCCTCCCACCCAATCTCCACTCCTGTGGAAAACCCTACACAGATCCAGGAGATGTTCGACGATGTGTCGTACGACAAG gggGCATGTGTTCTGAATATGCTACGAGATTTCCTGACACCTGAGGCCTTCGAGATCGGCATTATCCGATACCTCAAGCGCTACAGCTACCAAAACACTGTCAACAGCCACCTGTGGGAGAGCCTGACTAAT ATTTGCAACTCAGATGATCTGGATGAAGGTGGAATGAAACACAAAGAATTCTGCTCCAAACGCAACCGTCATTCTGGAGCCTCT AAATGGTTCTCTGGTGATGAGCTGGATGTCCGGGCCATCATGGACACCTGGACACTGCAGGAGGGATTTCCGCTGGTCACTGTGGACGTCAGAGGTCGTGAGGTTAGGCTCAGTCAGGAGCGTTACCTGAAGACAGACGACCCCTCGCTCACTGAAGG ATTCCTGTGGCAGATCCCACTAACCTACATGACCAGTGCTTCCAGTACCATCCACCGCTTCCTGCTTAAGACAAAGACAG ACATCCTATACCTACCAGAGGAAGTGGACTGGGTGAAGTTCAACGTGGACATGAGCGGCTACTACATGGTCCACTACGAAGGCGAGGGGTGGAACTCTATCATCAAACTGCTGAAAAACAACCACACAGCCCTCAGCAGCAATGACCGTGCCAGCCTCATCCAAAATGTCTTCCAGCTGGTCAG TATCGGGAAGGTGAGGCTGGACACGGCTCTGGAGTTGTCCCTGTACCTGTCCAGAGAGACTGAAATCATGCCTGTTACTCAGGGCTTTGGAGAGCTTGTACCTCTCTACAAActgatggagaagagagacaTGTCGGCTCTGGAGAACCAGATGAAG GATTACATTGTGGATCTGTTCCGGGGGTTGATTGACCAGCAGAAGTGGTCTGACTCTGGTTCAGTGTCAGAGCGAGTGCTGAGGAGCTACCTGCTGCTGTTCGCCTGCGTCAGGAACTACGCTCCCTGTGTGACCAAAGCCACCGAGCTCTTTAACAAGTGGAAGGACTCTGATGGCACCATGAG CCTCCCTGTTGACATCACCATGGCTGTGTTTGTTATTGGGGCTCGAACACCAGAGGGGTGGGACTTCCTGTTTGAGAAGTACCGCTCTTCGCTCCAAATGTCTGTCAAGAGCCGCTTGAAGATTGCGATGACAGTCAGCCCAATGCAGCACAAACTCAAATG GATGATGGAGCAGAGTCTTCTTGGTGAGGTGATGAAGACTCAGGACCTCCCGGATGTCGTCGTCTCTGTCAGCAAGAACCCCCATGGCTACAAACTAGGATGGGACTTCCTGCGGGCCAACTGGCATACCATGATCAAGAA GTTTGACCTGGGCTCCCACTCCATAGCATACTTGGTGACTGGGGTGACCAATCAGTACTCTACCAGGGAGAAGCTGGATGAG ATAAAAAGCTTCTTCAGCTCTCTGACTGAAGAGACAGGCTCAGAGATGAGATGCATCCAGCAGACCTACGAGACCATCGAGGATAACATCCGCTGGATGGACACCAACCTTCCTCTGCTGCAGGCCTGGCTGAACAAACGCAACCACAGAGTTGTACATGTTGATTTATAG
- the si:dkey-283b1.6 gene encoding uncharacterized protein si:dkey-283b1.6, whose product MPFSEIPILEIFLGFLGMGLSIMFCTTFCRACTRLREEQIAREAIRRNDIDGWPPSIYFIPFHSNRSQQDSEDQLGVPRYSEEFHTPPRYSAEVFSGPPPAYNELGFKPDDLPPVYTEYNVPVYPVPPPPPPPPPTDMVQSQTHSHP is encoded by the exons ATGCCCTTCAGTGAGATTCCCATTCTAGA GATCTTCCTGGGCTTCCTGGGCATGGGCCTTTCCATCATGTTCTGCACCACCTTCTGCAGGGCGTGCACTCGCCTAAGGGAGGAGCAGATTGCGAGGGAGGCAATAAGGCGCAACGATATTGACGGGTGGCCGCCTTCGATATATTTCATACCCTTCCATAGCAACAGGTCGCAGCAGGACAGTGAAGACCAACTCGGTGTGCCTCGATACAGCGAGGAATTCCACACACCACCACGATACAGCGCTGAAGTCTTCTCTGGCCCCCCACCTGCCTATAATGAG ctggGATTCAAGCCTGATGATCTTCCCCctgtatatacagaatataacGTCCCTGTGTATCCTgtcccacccccacccccacccccacctcccacAGACATGgtacaatcacaaacacactcacacccatAA